In Finegoldia magna ATCC 53516, a genomic segment contains:
- a CDS encoding class C sortase has product MRSSRKFGYVILFVGIGLLTFCLSNLSYKIFSQDKKMDDFLRAQGEMSTELSERIEKYNSNVNVDETGLMDPFNSEDIELESSKVIDENGIFGYLEIPKINFKKPIYLGASYNHLAKGVGQLDGTSIPVGGKGRRSVLAGHRGWYGDIMLLKVGQLYSNDVVYVHHHGKTLTYKVVGREYISPSDWDRLKPVEDKDMLTILSCDPMYPPFTRRILINCVRVDDHSSKSTADATNNEKASQLNVKADSSSKTVDYVFLAFTIVAWIVLIVNIRKFVLDIRRHRK; this is encoded by the coding sequence ATGAGATCAAGTAGGAAGTTTGGTTATGTGATTTTGTTTGTGGGGATTGGGTTGTTGACGTTTTGTTTGAGCAATTTGTCGTACAAGATTTTCTCACAAGATAAAAAGATGGATGATTTTTTGAGGGCACAAGGTGAGATGTCAACTGAGCTTTCCGAAAGAATCGAAAAATATAATTCGAATGTGAATGTGGATGAAACAGGACTCATGGATCCTTTTAATTCGGAGGATATTGAGCTTGAAAGTAGCAAGGTGATTGATGAGAATGGGATTTTCGGGTATTTGGAGATTCCGAAGATTAATTTCAAGAAGCCTATCTATTTGGGTGCGAGCTACAATCATTTGGCGAAGGGTGTCGGTCAGCTTGACGGTACTTCGATTCCTGTGGGTGGTAAGGGCAGGCGTAGTGTGCTTGCGGGCCACAGGGGTTGGTACGGAGATATTATGCTATTGAAGGTGGGTCAATTGTATTCGAATGATGTGGTGTATGTGCATCATCATGGGAAGACGTTGACGTACAAGGTTGTCGGAAGAGAGTACATCAGTCCGTCAGATTGGGATAGGTTGAAGCCTGTGGAAGACAAGGATATGCTGACGATATTGTCGTGTGATCCGATGTATCCTCCGTTTACTAGAAGGATTTTGATTAACTGCGTGAGGGTTGATGATCATTCTTCGAAAAGTACGGCTGATGCTACGAATAATGAGAAGGCATCACAATTGAACGTGAAGGCAGATTCGTCATCAAAGACTGTGGATTATGTTTTTTTGGCGTTTACAATCGTAGCGTGGATTGTGTTGATTGTGAATATTAGAAAGTTTGTGTTGGATATTAGAAGACACAGGAAATAA
- a CDS encoding class C sortase — protein MKKSKLKENLKYVLIFLVGFAVAMYPLISRLYYRIEANSAVHDFDTTAKKIDKKEIDRRIRLAQIYNKTLDPSKLADPYSEKEKKNAISEYARMLEVKEKIGHVEIPKINQDLPIYAGTSEEVLQKGVGHLEGTSLPVGGKGTHTVLTAHRGLPTAKLFTDLNKMKKGDVFYIHNIKEVLAYKVIDVFVVEPSDFDKVLVVEGKDYCTLLTCTPYMINSHRLLVRAERTEYNPAAVEKDLVSQVTGKYKIYLIISLIIIAILLWYYIRQRRRKKNNEIK, from the coding sequence ATGAAGAAGTCTAAGTTAAAGGAAAATTTGAAGTATGTGTTGATTTTCTTGGTGGGGTTTGCTGTGGCGATGTATCCTTTGATTTCGAGGTTGTACTACAGGATTGAGGCTAATAGTGCGGTGCACGATTTTGATACTACGGCCAAGAAGATTGACAAGAAGGAGATTGACAGGAGGATTAGGCTCGCTCAGATTTACAACAAGACTTTGGATCCTAGTAAGCTTGCGGATCCTTATTCTGAGAAGGAAAAGAAGAATGCGATTAGCGAGTATGCGAGAATGCTCGAGGTGAAGGAAAAGATCGGTCACGTTGAGATTCCAAAGATTAATCAGGATTTGCCGATTTATGCTGGTACGAGTGAGGAGGTTTTGCAAAAGGGTGTTGGTCACTTGGAGGGGACTTCCCTTCCTGTTGGTGGCAAGGGTACTCATACTGTATTGACTGCTCACAGGGGTCTTCCTACTGCGAAGCTGTTTACTGATTTGAACAAAATGAAGAAGGGCGATGTGTTCTACATTCACAATATAAAAGAGGTGTTGGCGTACAAGGTTATCGACGTTTTTGTTGTGGAGCCGAGCGATTTTGACAAGGTTTTGGTTGTGGAGGGCAAGGATTATTGTACGTTATTGACTTGTACTCCGTATATGATTAATTCGCACAGGTTGTTGGTGCGTGCTGAGCGTACTGAATACAATCCTGCTGCTGTGGAGAAGGATTTGGTGAGTCAAGTGACTGGTAAGTACAAGATTTATTTGATTATTTCACTGATTATTATAGCGATTTTGTTGTGGTATTATATTAGGCAAAGAAGAAGGAAGAAGAATAATGAGATCAAGTAG
- a CDS encoding MSCRAMM family protein, producing MKILKKILMVMVMVAMTLTSSSFAAGDYSITVTVAKKYGDVTGKMSLWKVSDEQIPNSEKSTVLGDLNKLSVENLNSTYKDKADVEFSNNEAVFRNLDKGAYYVRDTSGIKRDKEIASVLVNLPDDVEGDSKNVTIHAKESSTNVRLVKVDESGNPLKGAKFKLLVRRGSEYVELKNKATLKSDDKLELSPKDDDRSKVKSEENVDESKDENSKSEKDEAKSKDEKKEEKSGEESKKEEKSDEGLYISNESGEIIINDIKKGDYIFREVEAPAGYVIKNVDTKFTISDKSVELRVVNSKTSNDKGRHDFMKTDEAKKPLGGAMFKVMTKNKDGKFEPVKKDGKDYIVTSADNGKFAVEDMDYGKYYLVEIKAPQGFILLSEPVEFEIKKQADDKTISIAFITNKSDTITRRRTTPGGDITRGGKIPKTGDIRFFMSMIGGAIMFFIGKWIIAKDDKLIGKNIK from the coding sequence ATGAAGATTTTAAAAAAGATATTAATGGTTATGGTAATGGTGGCGATGACTCTTACTAGCAGTTCATTTGCTGCGGGGGATTATTCGATAACTGTGACTGTGGCTAAGAAATACGGTGATGTTACGGGGAAGATGAGTTTGTGGAAGGTTTCTGATGAACAAATTCCAAATTCCGAAAAGTCTACTGTGCTTGGTGATTTGAATAAGTTGTCCGTAGAAAATCTGAATTCTACATACAAGGACAAGGCTGATGTGGAGTTTTCCAATAATGAGGCAGTGTTTAGGAATTTGGATAAGGGTGCGTATTATGTGCGTGACACTTCGGGCATTAAACGTGACAAGGAGATAGCTTCGGTATTGGTTAACCTTCCAGATGATGTGGAGGGTGACAGCAAGAATGTGACTATTCATGCGAAGGAATCTTCTACGAATGTGAGACTTGTGAAAGTGGACGAGAGCGGCAATCCTTTGAAGGGTGCTAAGTTTAAGTTACTTGTTAGACGTGGTAGCGAGTATGTCGAGTTGAAGAACAAGGCTACTTTAAAATCAGATGACAAGCTTGAACTATCTCCAAAAGATGACGACAGATCCAAGGTAAAATCTGAAGAAAATGTAGATGAGTCGAAGGACGAAAATTCCAAGTCTGAAAAAGATGAAGCAAAATCCAAGGATGAAAAAAAGGAAGAAAAGTCCGGCGAAGAATCTAAAAAAGAGGAAAAATCTGATGAGGGCTTATATATTTCCAACGAATCTGGTGAGATTATAATCAACGATATTAAGAAGGGCGATTATATTTTCAGAGAGGTGGAAGCTCCAGCAGGTTATGTGATTAAGAATGTGGACACTAAGTTTACTATTTCTGATAAGTCTGTGGAACTTAGGGTTGTGAATAGTAAGACTTCTAATGACAAGGGCAGACACGATTTCATGAAGACTGATGAAGCTAAGAAGCCTTTGGGTGGTGCGATGTTCAAGGTTATGACTAAGAACAAAGATGGAAAGTTTGAGCCAGTGAAGAAGGACGGCAAGGATTATATTGTAACAAGTGCTGACAATGGTAAGTTTGCCGTTGAGGATATGGATTATGGTAAGTATTACTTGGTTGAGATAAAGGCTCCACAAGGTTTCATTTTATTGAGTGAGCCTGTGGAATTTGAAATCAAAAAACAAGCCGATGATAAGACTATTTCCATTGCTTTCATTACTAACAAGAGTGACACTATTACTAGAAGAAGAACTACTCCAGGTGGAGATATTACACGCGGTGGTAAGATTCCAAAGACTGGGGACATTAGATTTTTCATGAGTATGATTGGTGGTGCGATTATGTTCTTTATTGGTAAGTGGATAATTGCAAAGGACGATAAGTTAATAGGAAAAAATATTAAGTAA
- the fic gene encoding protein adenylyltransferase Fic has product MGRFIDEELLSKRRAIELWDKGLINDFEVGTYKGLQEIHGFLFQDIFDFAGKTRDVNLSKGNFRFANLLYLESNLAIIERMPEGSFDEIIEKYVEMNVAHPFREGNGRATRIWLDLMLKKNLNVCVDWVMVDRADYLSAMERSPVNSLEIKHLLRNALTKRVDDRGVYLRGIQQSYVYEDLDRYDIEDIEE; this is encoded by the coding sequence ATGGGTCGTTTTATTGATGAGGAGCTTTTGTCTAAAAGAAGAGCTATTGAGCTTTGGGACAAGGGTTTGATCAATGACTTTGAGGTTGGTACTTACAAGGGTTTGCAGGAGATTCACGGGTTTTTGTTTCAGGATATTTTTGATTTTGCAGGTAAGACTCGTGATGTGAATTTGTCAAAAGGAAATTTCAGGTTTGCAAATTTGTTGTATTTAGAGAGTAATTTGGCGATTATTGAGAGGATGCCTGAGGGTTCTTTTGATGAGATTATTGAGAAGTATGTGGAGATGAATGTGGCGCATCCTTTCAGGGAAGGGAATGGTCGTGCGACTAGGATTTGGCTGGATTTGATGTTGAAGAAAAATCTGAATGTGTGTGTTGACTGGGTGATGGTGGACAGGGCTGATTATTTGAGTGCTATGGAGAGGTCGCCGGTGAATTCTTTGGAGATTAAACACTTGTTGAGGAATGCTTTGACGAAGAGGGTTGATGACAGGGGTGTTTATTTGCGAGGTATTCAACAGTCGTATGTGTATGAGGATTTGGATCGATATGATATTGAGGATATAGAGGAGTAG
- a CDS encoding class C sortase, translating into MWKKIKHNFVFILIFLLGFGVMMYPVISRLYYRVDSTNQVKEFDKAVKGLSKEELDKRLALAKGYNDSLNNVVSKDPYDKKNQEEGRKAYARMLEVKEKIGHVEIPKINQDLPMYAGTSEDVLQIGIGHLEGTSLPIGGNNTHAVLTAHSGLPTAKLFTDLKMMKIGDKFYVHNVFGTLAYQVDQIKIVEPSNFNDLLIVKGHDYCTLLTCTPIMINSHRLLVRGHRVPYVPAVDEALIADNKASYIYRYLFYVSLVIIAILLYLIYRQRKAKKKLKELDVEDKHEEV; encoded by the coding sequence ATGTGGAAGAAGATTAAGCATAATTTTGTGTTTATTTTAATATTTTTATTGGGATTTGGTGTGATGATGTATCCTGTGATTTCTAGGTTGTATTATAGGGTGGATTCCACTAATCAAGTAAAGGAGTTCGACAAGGCTGTGAAGGGTTTGTCGAAGGAGGAATTGGACAAGAGGTTGGCTTTGGCTAAGGGCTACAATGATTCGTTGAATAATGTGGTGAGCAAGGATCCTTATGATAAGAAGAACCAAGAAGAGGGCAGGAAGGCTTATGCGAGAATGCTCGAGGTGAAGGAGAAGATTGGTCACGTGGAGATTCCGAAGATTAATCAGGATTTGCCGATGTATGCTGGTACGAGCGAGGATGTGTTGCAGATTGGGATTGGTCACTTGGAGGGGACTTCTCTTCCTATTGGTGGGAACAATACTCATGCGGTGTTGACTGCTCACAGTGGACTTCCTACGGCGAAGTTGTTTACTGATTTGAAGATGATGAAGATTGGCGATAAGTTCTATGTTCACAATGTTTTCGGGACGTTGGCTTATCAGGTGGATCAGATTAAGATTGTGGAGCCGTCGAATTTTAACGATTTGCTGATTGTGAAGGGGCATGATTATTGTACGTTACTTACTTGTACTCCTATTATGATTAATTCGCACAGGCTTTTGGTTAGGGGTCACAGGGTTCCTTATGTTCCGGCTGTGGATGAGGCGTTGATTGCTGATAACAAGGCAAGTTATATTTACAGGTATTTGTTCTATGTTTCTTTGGTTATTATCGCTATTTTGTTGTATTTGATTTATCGTCAACGTAAGGCGAAGAAAAAGTTGAAAGAACTTGATGTAGAGGATAAGCATGAAGAAGTCTAA
- a CDS encoding carbon-nitrogen hydrolase family protein, giving the protein MKISLCAVEQRLNDKEFNLKQIEKYASVESANGADMCVFGESFLQGFECLSFVYKDDVGVPVTQNSNEIAEIRRIARENEIAISFGYIENDHGAFYSSQMTVTKRGEIINNYRRMSPGWKEPNACSDYREGDKLYLYKMDGVSFSTLICGDFWDEDLYTYISMIDSDVLLWPVFVDFSVLDWYKNEFEDYRNQSQLVPMPVLFVNSFVDEDDRAKGGAYVFFQGKVVEELEPGKEGVLRYEYRK; this is encoded by the coding sequence ATGAAGATTAGTTTGTGTGCTGTGGAGCAGCGTTTGAATGATAAGGAATTTAATTTGAAGCAGATTGAGAAATATGCAAGCGTTGAGTCGGCAAATGGAGCTGATATGTGCGTATTTGGGGAGAGTTTTCTGCAAGGGTTTGAGTGTTTGAGTTTTGTGTACAAGGATGATGTCGGTGTTCCTGTGACGCAAAATTCGAATGAGATTGCGGAGATTCGCAGAATTGCGAGGGAGAATGAGATTGCGATTTCGTTCGGATATATTGAGAATGATCATGGCGCTTTTTATTCTTCGCAGATGACTGTGACGAAACGTGGCGAGATTATCAACAATTACAGGAGAATGAGTCCTGGTTGGAAGGAGCCTAATGCGTGTAGCGATTACAGGGAAGGCGATAAGTTGTATTTGTACAAGATGGATGGCGTGAGTTTTTCGACGTTGATTTGCGGGGACTTCTGGGATGAGGATTTGTATACTTATATTTCTATGATTGACTCTGATGTTTTGTTGTGGCCGGTGTTTGTGGATTTTTCGGTGCTTGACTGGTATAAGAATGAGTTTGAGGACTACAGGAACCAATCGCAGCTTGTGCCGATGCCGGTGTTGTTTGTGAATTCGTTTGTGGATGAGGATGACAGGGCGAAGGGTGGCGCGTATGTGTTTTTCCAAGGGAAGGTTGTTGAGGAACTAGAACCAGGGAAAGAGGGCGTGTTGAGGTATGAGTATAGGAAGTAG
- the trhA gene encoding PAQR family membrane homeostasis protein TrhA, which produces MQQTKKRYTIGEEIFNSVTHGVGVLIAIAFMVLLIIKSQGNPPLIIANIIYGVSLMLMFLFSTLYHAITNTKAKKVLRYFDHSAIFICIAGTFTPIIVRVLQGAQRVGFLVAIWLIALVGIILKITIFRKNLQEKYKKQSLILYVVMGWMSVLLMKNVIQISGILSFILILSGGILYSIGVYFYAKKRKYFHSIWHIFIILASVAQFFGIYFG; this is translated from the coding sequence ATGCAACAAACTAAAAAAAGATACACAATAGGCGAAGAAATCTTCAACTCCGTCACACATGGAGTGGGAGTTCTAATAGCAATAGCGTTCATGGTACTATTAATCATAAAATCACAAGGTAACCCTCCACTCATAATTGCAAACATAATCTACGGAGTAAGCCTAATGCTGATGTTCCTATTCTCCACACTATATCACGCCATCACCAACACCAAAGCAAAAAAAGTCCTCAGATATTTCGACCACTCCGCAATATTCATCTGCATAGCTGGAACATTCACACCAATAATAGTTAGAGTGTTACAAGGCGCACAAAGAGTAGGATTCTTAGTAGCCATTTGGCTTATAGCACTAGTAGGAATAATCCTTAAAATCACAATATTCAGGAAAAATCTCCAAGAAAAATACAAAAAGCAATCACTCATACTTTACGTAGTAATGGGATGGATGTCTGTATTACTTATGAAAAATGTCATCCAAATCTCTGGAATTCTTTCATTCATACTTATATTGTCGGGAGGAATACTCTATTCCATCGGCGTGTACTTCTACGCTAAAAAAAGAAAATACTTCCATTCAATATGGCACATATTCATAATACTAGCATCAGTAGCACAGTTTTTCGGAATATATTTCGGATAA
- a CDS encoding pilin N-terminal domain-containing protein translates to MKKRFLSLIIALAMMVGVFTPLIASAADETTNTVTLHKMLMTKENLKNEKFPGTTGLDGTEYDGNLIGKKEDNKQTAEDIKKALESYFGAGSKEIAGAYFAVKYNSTDNKGKYVTIKKDTKATEKPVYGAVDSLDEKLPEGFELLAGLTEADGIKFTTKGLKGDFLIEEIHEKSSYFNKDKNKDENGKIITDSKAVPVKITLPLVNNNGVVPDAHVYPKNTEEKPQIDKNFKKAEKGETELEKADGFEEAEKGAGIGVGANYENYQKKKATAKAEIGKKIPYEVKTQIPAKSKLKTAYWSDEMTEGLQYNNDLKVTIGGTKAVAGTDYTVTTDKNTNGFRIELTQAGFDKVNGQDKDVEVVLTYSATVKSITVVDIPEANDITFHYGNNKPGEGNTPIPTKPNDNGDLTVKKTWADGTPAKGEWASFKLVNAQTGEEIGTVKFETKENAGKLETTTTYTPNAAYTPIGNEKTITGPETKTEEGNVWSFTWKGLDKELQYKVEEDNNMNQTAHFTKGENGEILITNNKDNNPKPLNPTEPKVVLGGKKFVKTDENGKRLAGAEFFVKKTVTEEGKQVDKYLVATKKDEKEVAVAKAALDKAVEEYNALTAEQQEGQEGKTKKAAIDTAQDAYNKAFIKNATAYTWVNAPKEGEVDNRVVLTSDGQGRFEISGLEYGDYKLEEKTPPKGFAKLNGDIDFKVAKGSYSDAAGYKKGEAVPTHIGYTSDTDTEKGQQIVNKKVTIPQTGGIGTIIFTAIGLAIMASAIIAIKKRQATEAR, encoded by the coding sequence ATGAAAAAAAGATTTTTATCACTAATCATAGCATTAGCGATGATGGTTGGTGTATTCACCCCATTGATAGCTAGTGCGGCTGATGAAACAACAAACACTGTAACACTTCACAAAATGTTAATGACAAAAGAAAACTTAAAAAATGAAAAGTTCCCAGGAACTACAGGTTTAGATGGAACCGAATATGACGGTAATTTAATCGGTAAGAAAGAAGATAATAAACAAACTGCAGAAGACATAAAAAAAGCATTGGAAAGCTATTTTGGTGCAGGTTCTAAAGAGATTGCAGGTGCATACTTTGCTGTTAAATACAACAGTACAGATAACAAAGGCAAATATGTAACTATTAAAAAAGATACAAAAGCAACTGAAAAACCAGTATATGGTGCAGTAGACTCTTTAGATGAAAAATTACCAGAAGGATTTGAACTTCTTGCAGGTTTAACTGAGGCAGACGGTATTAAATTTACTACTAAGGGATTAAAAGGAGACTTCTTAATCGAAGAAATCCATGAAAAATCAAGTTACTTTAATAAAGATAAAAATAAAGATGAAAATGGAAAGATTATTACAGATAGCAAAGCTGTACCAGTTAAAATTACTCTACCATTAGTAAATAATAATGGTGTAGTACCTGATGCTCACGTTTATCCAAAGAACACTGAAGAAAAACCACAAATCGATAAGAACTTTAAAAAAGCAGAAAAAGGCGAAACTGAATTAGAAAAAGCAGATGGATTTGAAGAAGCAGAAAAAGGTGCCGGTATTGGGGTAGGTGCTAACTATGAAAACTACCAAAAGAAAAAAGCAACAGCTAAAGCAGAAATTGGTAAAAAGATTCCTTACGAAGTAAAAACACAAATTCCAGCAAAATCTAAATTAAAAACAGCTTACTGGTCAGATGAAATGACTGAAGGTCTACAATATAATAATGATTTAAAAGTTACAATTGGTGGAACAAAAGCAGTAGCTGGTACAGATTACACTGTAACTACAGATAAAAATACAAATGGATTTAGAATAGAACTTACTCAAGCTGGATTTGATAAGGTAAATGGACAAGATAAAGACGTAGAAGTTGTGTTAACTTACTCTGCAACTGTAAAATCTATAACAGTAGTTGACATTCCTGAAGCCAACGACATCACTTTCCACTATGGAAATAACAAACCAGGCGAAGGAAACACTCCTATCCCTACAAAACCAAACGATAATGGAGATTTAACTGTTAAGAAAACTTGGGCTGATGGAACTCCAGCAAAAGGAGAATGGGCATCATTTAAATTAGTTAACGCTCAAACTGGGGAAGAAATTGGTACAGTTAAATTTGAAACAAAAGAAAACGCTGGGAAATTAGAAACTACTACAACTTATACACCAAATGCAGCTTACACACCAATTGGAAATGAAAAAACTATAACAGGTCCAGAAACTAAGACAGAAGAAGGTAATGTATGGTCATTTACTTGGAAAGGTTTAGACAAAGAACTTCAATACAAAGTTGAAGAAGATAATAACATGAACCAAACTGCACACTTTACAAAAGGTGAAAACGGTGAAATATTAATAACAAACAATAAGGATAATAATCCAAAACCACTTAACCCAACAGAACCAAAGGTTGTACTTGGTGGTAAGAAATTTGTTAAGACTGATGAAAATGGAAAGAGACTTGCAGGAGCAGAATTCTTTGTTAAAAAGACTGTAACTGAAGAAGGAAAACAAGTAGATAAATACCTTGTAGCAACTAAAAAAGATGAAAAAGAAGTAGCAGTTGCTAAAGCAGCTTTAGACAAAGCAGTTGAAGAATATAATGCTTTAACAGCTGAACAACAAGAAGGTCAAGAAGGAAAAACTAAGAAAGCAGCTATAGATACAGCTCAAGATGCTTACAATAAAGCTTTCATAAAAAATGCAACAGCATATACTTGGGTAAATGCACCAAAAGAAGGTGAAGTAGATAATAGAGTTGTATTAACTTCAGATGGCCAAGGTAGATTTGAAATTTCAGGTCTTGAATACGGCGACTACAAACTTGAAGAAAAAACTCCTCCAAAAGGATTTGCTAAATTAAATGGCGATATTGATTTCAAAGTAGCTAAGGGTTCATATAGTGATGCTGCTGGTTATAAAAAAGGTGAAGCAGTACCTACACATATAGGTTATACTAGCGATACTGATACTGAAAAAGGACAACAAATCGTCAACAAGAAAGTAACTATCCCACAAACAGGTGGTATTGGTACTATTATCTTCACTGCTATCGGTCTTGCAATAATGGCATCAGCTATTATCGCTATCAAAAAAAGACAAGCAACTGAAGCTAGATAA
- a CDS encoding GNAT family N-acetyltransferase, which translates to MRYRLYNADDYDSCCDLLRDSNMKYSFSEKSDAKLFEDIVKSESFCEDCTFVLEDGDAICGLVMFTRGRVRKFEGLLLSIFYIDDEHLSDDNVDLLVGSAVDDVMSRGVKFICVMGEPDVFTRFGFTRARDYGILCPFYVEDDYFMARCEDGFKTRGELSYAREFFE; encoded by the coding sequence ATGAGATATAGATTATATAATGCGGATGATTACGACAGTTGTTGTGATTTGTTGAGAGATTCTAATATGAAGTATAGTTTTTCTGAGAAGAGTGATGCGAAGTTGTTCGAGGACATTGTGAAATCGGAGAGTTTTTGTGAGGATTGTACGTTTGTGTTGGAAGATGGCGATGCGATTTGTGGGCTTGTGATGTTCACGAGGGGTCGTGTGAGGAAGTTCGAAGGGTTGTTGCTGTCGATTTTCTACATTGACGATGAGCATTTGAGTGATGATAATGTGGATTTGCTTGTGGGAAGTGCTGTCGATGATGTTATGAGTCGCGGGGTGAAATTTATCTGCGTGATGGGTGAGCCTGATGTGTTCACGAGGTTTGGTTTCACGAGAGCGAGGGACTACGGGATTTTGTGTCCTTTTTATGTGGAGGATGATTATTTCATGGCGAGATGCGAGGATGGTTTCAAGACTCGTGGTGAGTTGAGTTATGCGAGGGAGTTTTTTGAGTAA